The genomic window CGGCCGGCCGGCGTGGGAGAACTGGATCACGCAGGCCGATCTCGATGGTCTGCGCCAGTGGCAGGCAGTGTTCGGCGCCGGCTTCGCGGCGCTATTGGTATTCGCGTACCGGCTGGACGCGGGCGGCGATCCGCCGGCGGAGGTCGTCCACACGTTTCGCGAAGCCCGCTACGTGTTCGCGGGCATCCCGCTCGCTGACTACGAGGTGGGCGCGCGGCTGCGCAGCCCGAAGTGGGGCACGGTGAATCTGCCGGTGCGCGAATTCGCCCGCCACGTTCGACCGATCGCGGATTGGCTGGTAGCCTGATTGCGCCCGACAACACACCCCTCCCTCTTTGGGAGGGGGCAGGGGGAGGGTCAGAGCGTCGTCTTCTGATACGTGATCGGACAGGTCGATGAAGCCCGGCTTGGTCGCTACCTTTCGCCAGTTCTCCGCCGCCGTCTCAATCAAGGGCCTCATTGCCGTCGCCGTGTGGGGCGCGTCATTTGTCGCCACGCGGATGGCGCTGGCGACGCTCAATCCGTTCGGACTCGTGGCAGCACGGCTGCTCATGGGGGCCGCGTTGCTGGCGCTGGTCATTCGGGTGCGCGGCGGCCGGTTGTGGCCGGTGCGGCGCGACTTGCCGGCGTGCGTCTTCCTGGGCGTGATCCTGAGTGTGCACCTGCTCATGCAGGCCTACGGGCTGCGCTACACAACCGCGATCCAGACGGGGTGGATCATCGGGTTCATTCCGGTCACCATCGCGCTCGGCGCGTGGCTGACGCGCCAGCAGCGGCTCAGCGCGCTCGGCTGGTCCGGCGTCGCGCTCGGCAGCGGCGGCGTGCTGATCGTCACGCTGGCGAAGTCGCAGGCATTTGCCCTGGCGCACTGGGGCAACCTGCTGCAGGTCGCATCGTGCCTGACCTGGACGGTGTACACGCTGACCGCGACCGGCCCCAACGCCCGCAACGGCGTCCTGTGCGTGACCACGTTCGGCATGGCGGTCGCGGCGGGCATCGCAGCGCTGGCGACCATCTGGGCTGGCGCGTGGAGCGGCCCGCCCACTGCTGCTTCGCTCGGCGCGCTCGTGTTCCTGGGGCTCATCTGCAGCGGCGTAGCATACTACTTGTGGTTCGCGGCCCAGCGCGATCATGGGCCGGCGCGCGTTGGATCGCTGCTGTATGTCGAGCCGTTCGTTGCCCTCCTGACTGGGGCGCTGCTGCTGCACGAGCCGGTCACGCTGCACGCGTTGTTCGGCGGTCTGTGCGTGCTGGCCGGCGTGTGGCTCGTCGCGCGCGGCGCCCGTCAGTAGCGGCCGACCCCCGAGTCGGCCGGAGGAGACCTCGCGCGCTACTCCGGCCGCCGCAACCGCAGCGCCAGCAGCAAGGGCCAACCCAGGTACTTCTCCGCCCGCGGCGTTTTCGCGACGAGGGCCGCGTCGGCCTTGCGTTCGATGATCTCCTCGATGCGCAGGCCGGCCCGCAGTGGTGCCATCACGTAATCCGCGTACGTGTGCTCGAACGCTGCCACGCGGACTTCGTGGCCGCTGTCGGGATCGGTGAAGCGGGCGGTGATGCCGCGCAGGTTCATCGCCGGGTGGAGCACGGTGCAGATCAGCTCTCCGCCGGGCCGCAACACGCGGTGCAGCTCGGTAAATGTGGCGGGCAGGTCGGCGATGTGATCGGCGACCAGCGCGAGCAACACGACGTCGTAGGTCGCATCCGTGGCGGGCAGCGGCTCGGGCAGCGTGTGCGCGTGAAAGCGCACACCGTGGCGGGCGAGCTTCGCACGGGCGCGGGCCATCATGCCGTCGGAGGTGTCAAAGGCGTCCACCAGGGCGCCGGCGTCGGC from Phycisphaerae bacterium includes these protein-coding regions:
- a CDS encoding class I SAM-dependent methyltransferase — protein: MADPVRMDTQAGYDRWATIYDDELNPLVLLEEPIVRGWLPAPAGRRIADVGCGTGRHTLWLADAGALVDAFDTSDGMMARARAKLARHGVRFHAHTLPEPLPATDATYDVVLLALVADHIADLPATFTELHRVLRPGGELICTVLHPAMNLRGITARFTDPDSGHEVRVAAFEHTYADYVMAPLRAGLRIEEIIERKADAALVAKTPRAEKYLGWPLLLALRLRRPE
- a CDS encoding DMT family transporter, yielding MKPGLVATFRQFSAAVSIKGLIAVAVWGASFVATRMALATLNPFGLVAARLLMGAALLALVIRVRGGRLWPVRRDLPACVFLGVILSVHLLMQAYGLRYTTAIQTGWIIGFIPVTIALGAWLTRQQRLSALGWSGVALGSGGVLIVTLAKSQAFALAHWGNLLQVASCLTWTVYTLTATGPNARNGVLCVTTFGMAVAAGIAALATIWAGAWSGPPTAASLGALVFLGLICSGVAYYLWFAAQRDHGPARVGSLLYVEPFVALLTGALLLHEPVTLHALFGGLCVLAGVWLVARGARQ
- a CDS encoding HYExAFE family protein, producing the protein MKAHIDYEAAFEDYLQHRQVPYVAVDEAKRAAFRDAKLKSFDFIVYSPGGTNWLVDIKGRRWATRRGNGRPAWENWITQADLDGLRQWQAVFGAGFAALLVFAYRLDAGGDPPAEVVHTFREARYVFAGIPLADYEVGARLRSPKWGTVNLPVREFARHVRPIADWLVA